A genomic window from Martelella lutilitoris includes:
- a CDS encoding glutathione S-transferase family protein, with amino-acid sequence MTEARLQQLNGDSGPTITVFERSPDGGKGLARDMRVRWALEEVGQPYDVRPVSFAAMKQPAHRTLQPFGQIPTYEEGDLALFETGAIVFHIVDRHNGLLPLDATARARAINWMFAALSTIEPTIVDREVVLYLERDQNWFEQRLTLVEDRIRARLTDLSNRLGNADWLDGRFSAGDLMTADVLRRLGGSGLLEEYPNLAAYVARAEARPAFRRAFTAQREFFNAAAEP; translated from the coding sequence ATGACTGAGGCACGCCTCCAGCAGCTGAACGGCGACTCCGGGCCCACCATCACCGTCTTTGAGCGTTCGCCCGATGGCGGGAAGGGGCTGGCGCGCGACATGCGGGTGCGCTGGGCGCTCGAGGAAGTTGGCCAACCTTACGACGTGCGACCAGTGTCTTTCGCCGCGATGAAGCAACCCGCGCACAGGACCCTGCAGCCGTTCGGGCAGATCCCGACCTATGAGGAGGGCGACCTCGCGCTGTTTGAAACCGGCGCAATCGTCTTTCACATCGTCGATCGCCATAACGGTCTGCTCCCGCTGGATGCGACCGCGCGGGCACGGGCGATCAACTGGATGTTTGCCGCGCTCAGCACCATCGAACCCACGATCGTCGACCGGGAGGTCGTCCTCTATCTCGAACGGGACCAAAACTGGTTCGAGCAGCGCCTGACGCTTGTGGAGGACCGCATTCGCGCCAGGCTGACCGACCTGTCCAACCGCCTCGGCAATGCCGACTGGCTCGATGGCCGTTTCAGCGCCGGCGACCTGATGACGGCCGATGTTCTGCGCAGGCTGGGCGGATCGGGGCTGCTCGAAGAATATCCCAATCTCGCGGCCTATGTGGCCCGTGCCGAAGCGCGACCGGCCTTCAGACGCGCGTTCACTGCCCAGAGGGAATTCTTCAACGCTGCGGCGGAGCCGTAG